The following is a genomic window from Corvus hawaiiensis isolate bCorHaw1 chromosome 5, bCorHaw1.pri.cur, whole genome shotgun sequence.
AGCAAATTGTCTTCATTTGTTCAGCACTGAAGTACTTTTATGATACCTTCCCTTGGAAAGTAAAACGGGTGCTTACTTGAATGTCTGAAAGGCATTTTGGAAGTTAATTCTGTGTTTTAACAACATATGAAGAGTTTATAATTACCTAAGGGATCTCTTTTGATACAACTCTCCAGCATATGTTTTGAGCTCAAATTTAATCCATTCTTGGTCTGAGGATTCCAAAACTTCTTCTGTCGACCCTCCCAACTCTGCATCTCACACCAGAAATTAAGATGCATTGTAATGCTTAAATGCTCTTTATAGATCTAGTCCATCTACTTGACTACGACCAATCAATTACATTAAATGGATAATTATGATTTGATTGTCAGTATGAGCTTTTATAGGCATGTTCTCAGGCAAGTTAATACACAGATGTAATTCTTCTAAGAGTTAAATGCAATATGCAGTGCAATGTTCTTTTCTGCTGTGTTAATGCCATACATACAGTTCCAACACAACCCTTGTTTGCTGCAATAACACTGCTGTTCCTTAACATTAGAAGTGCccctttaatattttttcctacagcaacaaaaaatcctcagcttttaaaaataattttctaaataatttgCCTTGCAGGACACACAACACATGAAATGAATATGCTTCATATTTGCCCAGTTAAGCAGAACCTTCATTATTGTGATCTTTCCCTGGCATTTAGTATTCAGATAAAATACTATGCAGTAAGTCTTTCACTTAAAGGCAAAATTTTATTCTGATTACAAGATTTTCAAGATACATCTTGAAAAGATTTTTGTTGACAGGAATAACTATCTTGACTTACTGTTTTATGTACCAATGCTTTATGCGTTTGTTGATATAAGCACAAGTTTTGAATTCTGCTTGCAGATGTTTAATAAAACACAGTAACTGGATAGGCAAGCTTCCGGTCAAGTCGCCACACATTTCCAGGAATATCCTTACACTGGAGGAACCTTCATGAGAAATAGTGTTCTGGAAGCATGGTTTCATAATGCAGAACAGGGTTATGCTTTTTTCCAgtctgttttccagaaaattgatactgcagctctgccaccaggCTAGAGACTCACGATCCACCACATTTTCCAAGAGGCAAGTTAAAGACCGCTTACTTGACCTGACCAGATACCAAGCCAAGTTACTTgtagaaagaaattaatatttttttgccattaataatttaagtttttaaataaatatttatgtgccTTTTGGCAACTGTCCATTCTGGTAGCATCTGCTGTCCCAACAGCTCAGTATCCTTAGcatattgatttaaaaaaaaataaattcttagtCAATTCTGTTTCCACAAATAGTAAACCTGTCTATCTCCAACAAGTCTTTCTTTGCAGACCTGTGTTTTAATTCTGAACTGTCTTGGCTtatatctttttcttctccatcagGAGTTGTCAGAAATTGATCAGAATTGCTTGTTACAAGTAAAGATGGCATATTCTCCTTCTGATGCACCGGTTGACTGGTAACTGATGTAGAACCGTTTTCATCTGTGGAAATTCCTGTTGGAACAGAAGACAATTACAAAGGTAATAATGAGTTTAACACAGACATATTGATACAATGTGCAACATCCAGATTCATCCAAAGCTATCCTGAGAAAGTATGCTGCATGAAATCAGcagaagcaacagaaaaatgctttctggAAGCCACTACCTCTTCTTAGCTTTACTGTAAGAGAGCTCCTTTTCTGATTTAGAAAacatatagaaaaaaaatagacagaaaaaacaaattctCCAGAAGCTTAACTAATCAGCAGGAGCATAAGCAGCAGAAGTTAGGACATACATGCTCATTTTTGTTGGCTTAAGCAAAAAGATTTTTGACAGTCTTTGTGTGAATCACACAAATGTCTTCTACAGAAATGAACAAAAGGAATCTCCGTGGCAGGAACTAGATGTGCCTAATCCTCTACATAAGTACAATAAACCTGCCTTCTCCAGGGATAGCTAATAAATGACTCATGCACTGCTACGCACTTTAATAGCCCTGGGCCCTAAAGCAGTGCTATTAAAGATGTctatttttattcctgtctCTTACTTCAGTGGAACTGAACACTGGCTTCATTAACCTAGGATATTGGTAAGTAATATCCATGtgttttttccatattttgttaaaacatttaaagaattaaaatgcaCAAGCAAATGACAAGGAGAtagtaaataagaaaaaaaattatttcctcctCAGTAATGATTGAGTTATTGTTTCTAAAGGaatctgaaaaaatattgaCTGATGTGGAGAATACTGCAGACAGCCCAAGGAAATGTTATCTGTCAGAAATGTAGCACTATCCAAATTACTACAAACACTTGTTTCTGCAGAGCATCTGTCCACAGTATGCTATCTACTACTTGAAGGTACATGGGTTACCCTCTACCATCTATGCAAGTTAAAGGTACTGAACTTGCATTGAGAAAGGAGACAAGTAACTTTAATTCTAGAACTTGGTTACAAATGTAAGTATTTTCTAACCCAGCAGCTTCCAGATGTAGCTGGTCAGCCTGTAAATGATTACTGGTAATTAGAGCTTTCATCCCTCAAGAGCATGTTTAGAATTTTATTCTTCaaaattttaactgtttttGTGGACAAAGGTGGAAACTCTTTAGAAAATTAACCGACAAACTATAAGCTGGCACAAAGGAGAACAGACTAATTAATTCCCTTACCCTCATCCTAATAAGGGTTGAGAGCCTCTATTGAAAAAAACTTGATAAATGGGGCACAGAGATTAACTAATATTGGGGAGCCCAGTAGTAATAATACAAAAGCTGAGGAAGGTAAAATCATTCTTTCACATAATCAAGATTTCTAGTAAATAaagagctgttaaaaaaaatacaaaaccccaaaaaactgtaaaattgAGCTTTTTCCATCACCAATGGAAGCTAGCAATACTCTGAATAAAATCCACAAAAGCTTTTTGGTTGCTGCTTTTTGCTCAAAATCTTTCCATTTGAGAAAATAAGCATCCCTGCTACTTTAGCTCAAAAGAGTCTTCAGGATTTACACACTGTAAGTTTAAGGCTCAATATAAGTAAGTACAACTCACTAAGTCTCATATCCAAGTGTAGTAATAGAATGTTTAATTAAAACGTATCATCACGACAGTTCTCTAATGAAATGCAAAAGACATTCATACCACATTCTTTCATCATGAAAGTAACACAGTTGAATGAATTTAAAAGTGAAAGTCTGCACCAAGTTTCTGCCTGATGTGATTTGACACATGTGAGATGTAGAGGTTTATGACAAACACTGACAGATTCTTAACTCTCCCCTTGCTGGCGAGACACTCTGACGACTAACAAGCACCTTGCATTTCAAGCTGTTCAAGTTGCTGGCAAGCCATGGAGTGAACACAATAAAAGCCTCACTGTTAAGTTCTCTAAGGCTCTCATTGAGCTTTTCCCACAGGAAGATACAATCCAATTCAGTTGACGGGAACAATGAaggtttctgtttccttctatAATGTGTCACACAAATACAATAATGCCATATTCCCATGATAAATGAACTGCTAATGCTGAGGACCTGTATGCGAAAATTGTGCTACGTAGACTTGAAATGGGGTAAAGACCCACTGAAATTCCTATCTGGATTTCATAAAGCTTTTCATTAATATGTTCATGACAACTACATTTAATTATACCTATGCATAAACCTACCATGTTTTACATTGATTTCCATGAGAAATACAAACTGCTTCCCTACTAAACTTAAGCACTGTCACAGATGATGTGTAAATATTCACTTATTTGTGCAGTGACATGGCAGAGGGGCTtggactagatggtctttaaaggttccttccaacccaaaccaaatcattctatgattatgaatttaaaacaaaaccatgcttctgttccagtgtttctaTCACCTCTACATATCAGAGTGGGATTTTGTCAGAGATACGAGTATTTATTACCAAAAGAAGATGCTTGAACTAAAAGCAATCAATTCTATTACATTTACAGACTTGTGTTCACAGCTGTGATATGGCACAATTAAGGTCCAGCAACAGGGTTTGTGCAGCAAACATTGTCATGCACCTGGTTTAATATTAAGTTTAGTCTGAAAAAACTtcactgaaaacaaaccaaggCAGTTAGCCTTACCTTGGGTAGATTTAAATGTGCTTTGCTGTTTGCCAGCTGGCTTCCCTGGGGTGGCAGTCAGGACAGGATTGAATAATTTCTCCTCCATTTTTGCTTCCTTTACATACTGACATGATTTCCCCAGCAATACAATGCTGTTAAGGACTTTGAGAGATAttaacctggaaaaaaaaaattgtttacatATTTGCATTAGCgtattaaaataattgcatatTATTCATACTGCAAttattaatatgaaaataaCTGCATATGGTTAGTGCTGTCTTAGAAAGATTAGCTAACAAATTAAATCCTTTCAATATCAAGATCAAAAGGTAGTTTCCTTTTCCTAACAAATTGTTTCAGATTCAatgcttaattttctttttcctccagaaagcATCTAGAGAAAAACAtcaagttttattatttagctaAAGGACTACAAGGACAGTTAAGCAGCCATTTAAGacatcaaatatttaaatgaagaattaaaaaggGCCCTCCACAGTGCAAGTTCAAAATAAATGCATCCAAATTAAGCGCGCCCAGCCAAGGATCTCTAGTAGACTTGGAACCACAGGACAGCAAATATAGAACCAgggaatcattaaggttggaaaagagttccaggatcattgagtccaaccattaatccaGCAATGTCAAGTCCAATATCTAGCTTTTACAAACTACAGGCTAACCATAAGAAGTCCTTTTTCACATCACAGAAGAGAGTCCCTAAAACTCAACAAAACCAAAGAGGCAGCACTGTATTACCTTCATAGCACAGTTCAGTTGATGGCAGATTCTTTTTCTACTATGACTAAATCGCAGCACAAACTTCAGCAAATCACGAAATCCCTTTTACACCTGCCTCCTCatctgaagaaaaggaaggccTCAACTACCATCAAGTGCTTTTTTACCATTCAAATGAGTTTTGCAAAATCTAATTTCCATTACTGGCACCACATGACTCACAGACCTTTGTCCACTCCAGGGAGCGAAGGCTCATTGCAGAATGACATGGAAAGAGTGATCTGTTCTCTGCAGGATGAATGAAATATTCTCTATGCAAATAAAGCTATGTAACAAGACTGAACCAAATGCAGACCCTGAATTCATTCTCCACTCTCTGGAAAGTCTGTTTATCGTGTACATCACTAAGAGACTCAAAAGACAACTTGAAGTGAACATTCACAGATCCACATAGTAAGTCTAACTGCTTAATCACGAAGTGATCCAAGcacactccagcagcagctcccctaTCTCTCACTGTGTAAATGTAATCAGAACTtgtcacacagaaaaacaaactacactgcatttttaagggaaaaaaataattttatttattccatttcAACAGAGAAATGGAAGAATACGCAGAGCGCTTTCAGTACTCAGAAGAAAGTGACATTTTAGAATACAAGCAAACAAAGAAGATACCATTTTATACAGGTTGAAAGCTGTGCTTCTCTACAATTTTATTAGATTATTAGGacagattttatttcagagaGTTGAGCAgctcttcttcatttttaatgttttagagGTGTTTTTCTTATGCTTCTTATGTAACATGTTTTCGTTCTGAGAGAGTAGGTTTCTACAGAATAGTTTGACTCTGATTTAATGAGATCAGAAGTTGAAAAGGCCATAAATCACCACGTCACTGTATCAGTTCCAGCTTCTCATGGAAAATTACGCAAGTATTTCTAGCAATTCTCCTTTATTCTTTTCTGCCAGCCTACCCGTTTTTGGCAAGACTCTAACTACAATTAAAGCTTAACTACAGTTGTTAATTATCAATACAAAATTAGTTCACCTGTAGTATAGACTCAATTCTTTGCCCAGTTAACGGTTTCAGATTTTATCATGTCATTTCTCACATATCTATGCTATTACGTATGTATTCTATAGATATTCTCACATCTGATAAAAAACTTGAAATTTATGTTCAGAACACAAATTACTTGAAAGATGCAAGAGGTGAACTAGCTCCAAGTCTGAGATCACAGCAGAAATGTGAcagacacagaagaaaaatctgctcTCACTTTTCAATAAGGACAAAATAGACCAAAATGTATTTACTTTTGTGACCTATGCCTTTAAAGAGCAGCATTTAATACTTCATGTTAATCACACTacttttttctgccttccatTCTCCAAGCCACAGAGACAGTGAAAAATCCAGGGCTGGGGTGCAGCAGTGGAATGGTAGAGGTAGGAAAATATTACATATattgggaaaaaggaaaaaccattGAGCAGGATTAAAGTATGACCTTGGTATACCACAGCTTGAATGTGATGATCAGGGGATAGTGCTTTGAATTATACAAAGCTGGCTTTAGGAAGAACATGGGCACAGCATGTAGTATGCTGGGGAAGAAATCAAAGTATGGTGCAGAGGAATGTGGCTAACATTTTAGTATTTGGCCTATATGCAGTATCTCAAAGCCTCAGTTATCTGACACTAAACAGATGTGTCCCTACACTGATGTAGACAAAAACACATCTGATCAAGCTCTATTTTTTGCAGATTAGGGTCAGATTAGAGATAAGAGTCTACCTATTAATAAAGAATGTGTAGTAATCCTGTTCTTTTCATAAGCTATTGTAGAACAGTAGTCTCCTCTCTTCTTGCTGAACCACTGCCCCTGACTTAGAAGTCTTACGCTTCCCAAGCCTCGCTGCCTTCACTTAAAACACAGTGGTAGGGCACTGGAAGAGATACTCCCACAATACTGCAGGCAGGTTCTTTTTCTGTCAGCAACTTGAAATACTTAATTGTTTATGATCCATTTTGGGATGATTCCAAAATGAATCAGTACTGAAAGACAACAAACAATGACAGTGCAGTATACAGCTCTCGTAGAAAGTGGCCATCCCCAGATAGTACCCAGCAAGCGCCCCAAGACAGGCAAACTAAATTGGATGTAAAGTACAGTTATGCATGTCTCAGAAGTACCTATCAACTGGTGAGAAGTTAAAGGTAACACAAGCATGAACTGACTTGGCAGTGAAGGGATACTGAAGGGATACTTGCACATCACTGATTATGGAAAACAAATTGCCATAGAACATTGTATTTCTTAACTAAAATCACTTACTGACCACACCCTTTCCAGGAAAGGTGAGCCttgcatttactttttttttaacagcacttTCCTAAAGCAAAGTAAACTTTGCATTTAACTATCTGAGAGAAAAATTCATGAGCTGCTCAGAGCACTTCAGCTGCTTATTTTTGTTGGCTTATTGAATCTTTTGGTCTTTTTACAGAAGACTTAATTCCTTAGAATTCAATTTCCCTTTTTACACAGAAGTATGGTGCTTGTCTCTCAGATTCTGTCTTTTTGCAATGAGTTATTTCCATTACTGAAGTTACTTATTGAGGGCTATAATCCCCCAATGTAGTCACAGTATTTAGGGACAAATCTACACTCTCAATTTCAGATTATGAGCATAAGGGTTTTACATTTATGTTCTTCTGAATATAAACTGTGTTTATACTTATATCTGGAAGTATCAACAGAAACTTCTTTCACATATGTAATCAAATAATGGTGAATACTTTTCAGTTGCACGGATTTACTTACCCACAGTAGAACAGCACAACGCAAACATAAGCTAAGACTCCTTGTACTTTTATTGAGCTTGTTACAACTCTGATGAGCTGTTTTAAgaataaaagttaaaacttaGCACACAATTATTAATAGAACATTGTAACAAGACATTTCTTATTTGGTAAATCCAAGAAAAAGTAGAAACATTTACATTAACAGAAATTTAGTCTAATATTCCCCTTGGTAGTACTAACTATTCCAGATTTTGATTTGAACAAATATTATACTAGCACTTAGTTGCAACTTTGCCAAAACCAGAGTCTGACAATGTTTCCTTAACACTGACTTTCAAGTAAAATAAGAAGTGGAAAAAACTTCCAAAACTCAAGGGCTAGAAAGAGAGTTAACAAATTTTGAGGAAAATGTCAAGAGATACAACACAAAACAGAATCAGTATTATACACTACGCTAATCTTATGATCACAAAATTTTTTTGTGGACAAGGCATATGACTCCCAAGTTTCACTAACAAATGGAAcctgaaatttcagttttacttCACTAGTTTACGCAAATCCTGTGAATAgtatttttccccatctttaTGGGAGAACATTACATTTAAGTTAATTCACACTGatgtgaagaatttttcttccaggaaaattGTGAATTAGCATATTTGCTGACAAAGCAAGTACAGATTCCCAGCATTATGATAACTACTGCTTGTCTGCACATGTGTATGGGGAAAGTCAGAGCAGTTATTTAGAGAAAACATTCTGCAATAGTTAATTCAGGACAGCATCTGGACACAGttccattaattaattaattcattttataGCAGCATGTATGTGTAACAAAGTCAACTATTTCAGAGTGATGTACTCAACAACAGCTCAGGAGCTCGTGCCCCATATAAAAGAATATTGAGTCATTAAGCGTGCCATTACAGGGACAGCCACAAGGACTCGTATGAAAAAGCTAAATAAACTGCTACACTACTGCTAACCTTCTGGCAACCAGCTGCTTTGACTATTCCAAATGAATGAATAGGATAACTGCCAAAAGGAATATGCTTAGTAAACACAGATGTAGTTTAATTCCACTGGTACAATTCAAGTTGTTACAAATTCtacaaaattaatatatattcAATTTTTTACGAAAGGCTGAGAAACAGTAATGCATTTGTGAAGTCACAAGTAGTATGTGATACAGGTTATACTGAGTGCTAGCTCAACCTTTCAGCATCATTTCAGTTACTTCAGATGATAACTTCATCCTCAAAACATCCAGCCAGCTATCTCAGAGGGACACATTCTCAAAGTGAGATCTTACTGACAGAAAACTGATAGGAAAGATACAACTTACTAAAACAGCCAGTGGAAGAGGAATGAAACCCATTCTTCTGGAAACTGAATCACTATAATCTGTATATGCctagaagaagaagaggaagaagaatgaACTACTTATGCAAAGAAATGAGCTTATTTCAGCTTGGCACACCCTCCAGATAAGAATAAAGCTCTGTTAACAAACACTGTACTGGTATGAAGTGTACCTATTCACATTTTGGAATTCAAATGGAGATAGCTGCACTCTCAGACAAAAATGTAATACTACCATGACCAGTAAGATTAGCTTCAATGCTCTAAATCAAGAGCAACTGGAGTATAATACAAATCTCTAAATCGAGAGCAATTAGGACACTGAATCCAAAGGCACTATGATATTTCGTCTGTACGTTATTACCAGCTTCGAGACCTTCTTGTATTAATTTGACTGATCCTCAAATACTCTACAGAAAAAACTGTTACAGGGATGAAAGAACAATTACCCACCACACTAGCAATTTTAAATCATTCTACAAACATCTATAATTAGCCTTAAGGTAActttgttaaaattattttgaaaatgtttttacattTGAACTCAAACTCAAAACACAACTATTTTGCATGACAGTTTGTCTGCCGAATTGAAGATCACACCAAAGTTAGTCCCTAAATGATGCTCCTTTATTTCCCACAGAGGATCCTTAGGAAAAGTAATGGAGTTTTCAAAACTAATAAACTGGGGTTTTTATTAttagaaattattattaattatttgtaAGTGAAGGTGTCTAGCTTCTTTATGAGGTTTAACTACTGCATTCTTCACAACAGCCAAAGAAACACACCCAAGAAAACTACAGAAATCATTGTAATAAAGTTCATTTAATAGTTCAAGCACACATCTGAAGTACTGATGAGTGGAATGCTAACAAGCGAACCCTAATGAGTCCTCATCCATGAAAGGTGTGCTGTAAACAGCTTTCCAAAAAATGGTACTAATTAAAAACACAAGTGGTCTGTGTGTTCTATAAATACCTATGCCATGACAGTAACATGCATAGTGCAAACTCATCTATACATCTGTGCACCCTGTTtgtaaagaaatataaattcCTAATGAATACTATGTTTTAAGCCAACACAGTTAAAATACCATGGAAAGAACAGTAATCTACAATTACCTTGTTAAGCTTACTAACTTCCCATGTATCTCAAAAATGTTACAACTATTCCCTTACTGTAAGGGTATTTGGAAGAGACTTCTCAGCAGTATATTAAATAAAGCTCAAACTGACCTGAAGAACTGGatcaaaaataatataaatcaCAAAGACATATTCCTGTTCTCTCTTACTAAAAAAAGCAGAGTAGAGTTTCAGCACTGCAGGAGTGTAAAACCACTGTATGTATTTCTTTAAGCGTTTGTTCCAATATTCCCCCCATAACAATTGTGCTAGTTAATACAGGAAagtgcatttcattttcaggCTTACATTTTTCTGTCGACTGCTAACAAGGTCAAATGCAAGACTGGCTCTGTATTCACTGTAGACCTGGAAAAAATCCAGCACATCAGATGTGTGAATAATTTGTTATTACActttaaaaaagcaacattttattttattcataaaatatttccataaaatATTATAAACTTATGCATTTTCTGAAAGAGTCAAAGACAGTTTTTCTGAGGTCTAACTGCACCTTTCAAGAGATGAGCCTCTATTTCTGCAATAAAGTAATTTGCATATATGTACAACAAACGAACAACACTATGCTATGTTTTAGGAATTGAATGTGAATTATTAAGTTACTGAATTTCAGGATcatcagaaacacaaaataacagaaatcaCATTAATCACATTtagttttttcccccccagttcATAACTGGTTTTAAGCTACATGAAAGCTATCCCTGGGATCAAACTAAACAAATGAGGGAGCTTTCTTATATACTAAGCAAGTGATCCTATGAAAAAAGCAAATTGCATTTGAACATGAATATcaagtttttccttctctttaaaaCAGTTCAGcatattaagaaagaaaagcatctaTTTTAAGGATAAGTGACAGGACAACCTGCTCTGCAGGTGTTAAAAATTCTGGGAAAACTCTGACATAGCAGCCATAAATCTTTAGAACTTCTTCATACACAAACCCCATAAAGTTTATTAAATAAACCTTGCAAAATTGTCAGTCACTACCTCCATCCTCCAGCTGTTTCAGCACTCTGAAGCATGCTACATTTTTGGCTACCATGACTTCATTACTGCTCTTTTCCACACTCTCTATGCAAAAGTAGGGCATGCATAAATGCCTCTGGCATAAGGGAGCTTATTAAGTGCATCTATTACACTTGTTTCTACACCACACAATGTAGTTACTTTAGAGATGCTGAAAAGGACAGCACTTCACAAGTTCTGATCTCATTTCCTGAAAAGTGGTTTTAATTGTGAAAAGACACTAACTCGTATCTTCACGAATCTATCAAGTGTGCTTGAATTCACACAGTGTGGAACACAAACGGCCAATGTATCATGCTGCAACACACAAGAAGCAACCTCATCTACTGCTTCAAAAAAGGAGGACTGGGTAATATATGCGACCCAAGAAATTTCAGGAGTGGAAACTAACATAACCTACTTCATATTagtgctccagggacagtggGAAAAAACTTATCTGAGATTTCAGATTCCACTTTTAATACACATGCAAGAATAGAGTTAAAGCAGCCTAACAAGATGTTTTTCCAAAAGCCTGAACTTTAACCTACAATCCATTTTGTTAGGAAAGGGTACAAGCTCTGTCTTGACTGCAAAACAAGTAACCTTCTATCAATTTAACAAATGATCACTTCACAAAATGATCTGCCAGCAATGTGAATTTTAGCTATTCCATAAGCTGTTATACAACACTTGCAATAATTTATGGATCTGGAACTACTAATTTAGAAGCAGGTGTTAGTTCCACATTAAAAAGATCCTCAGAAGTACACTGTATCAGGAAATTAGCAAGCTTTCCCAAGTGATTTTGTATATatgaaaataacaattttcaCGTTTTCTGCACTGGAATaaattttagtatttaaaaaatattagcaaaattaaatacaatttaaaatagCACCCAGCATTCCAAACAGGATACCTACATCTGCCGTGATGTCATTGAATTTTGTTATAAAGGCGTGTTTCACAATATCCACTGCAATTTCTGAAGCAACCACCATGCAAACATCCGGAAATAACACCCAAAGATGATCTGAAGGttgtgaagaaaaaaggtaGGCCATTTAATTTAATGCCAgtatacaaaaaaaattgtaacaCTTCTGTTCAACAGTGAAAAATCCTCACGAGTCTGAAGAATCTGTAAGTTTACATCATCACTGAGCATACGAGTGTGTTAGTTTTTCCATTGCTGTCCTAAAAATTTATCAGTTCTGTACAATCAGACCACAGTTGGGATCAGGTTCTTAACTCTTCACTTTGTAAACCTTTACCTCTGGTAGGAAGACAACTGCTGCAAGTACTGCATACTACGTGTTCAGGATGTGTAAGACATAGACAAAGCATCTGCAGTTTTAGATGCTTAAGGTAAAATTTAGGCAGAGTGGTAAGATTCAGGCAAAATACATCACACAGATCAGGGgtcaaaattattaaaacaatgttttaataaaattggTATTTTACACAGTATTTATTAAACATGTCATTAAAATCTTACGTATAATCAATATTAGATTAAGAATTGTATTTTTAACATAATCTTTATCACACTCCAATCTCGCTAGCCTcccaaaataatattttctagGGGATCCTTCATTCACAGTGTActtcaaggaaaggaaagggctGGGAAGAACACTGATTGAAATTCCAGACACTGCTTGAAATATAACTATACATGTTTATAGCATAACAATATGTATTTCTAGCAGAAAGGACACAGTCATTCTTAAAAGAAtaccagaaatagaaaaatgagAATCTAAGGTATTTgacaaaattaagattttttaattaaatgtctTGATTACCCTTATCTTTCAGATTGAGGGAAGAAGCAAGAGATACAGCTCTTAATAGCACAGGAACTTTCTTTTAGTTTACTGACCTGGATTCCATGAGAACTGTTCCATATTTCTCAGACATACAATTAGTA
Proteins encoded in this region:
- the TAPT1 gene encoding transmembrane anterior posterior transformation protein 1 homolog isoform X3, whose protein sequence is MAYDRREEHFHFLYRMECGVTGIPPCSHRGLTASDRRLLQPAQVCDILKGVILVICYFMMHYVDYSMMYHLIRGQSVIKLYIIYNMLEVADRLISSFGQDILDALYWTATEPKERKRAHIGVIPHFFMAVLYVFLHAILIMVQATTLNVAFNSHNKSLLTIMMSNNFVEIKGSVFKKFEKNNLFQMSNSDIKERFTNYVLLLIVCLRNMEQFSWNPDHLWVLFPDVCMVVASEIAVDIVKHAFITKFNDITADVYSEYRASLAFDLVSSRQKNAYTDYSDSVSRRMGFIPLPLAVLLIRVVTSSIKVQGVLAYVCVVLFYCGLISLKVLNSIVLLGKSCQYVKEAKMEEKLFNPVLTATPGKPAGKQQSTFKSTQGISTDENGSTSVTSQPVHQKENMPSLLVTSNSDQFLTTPDGEEKDISQDSSELKHRSAKKDLLEIDRFTICGNRID